CCGCAGAGCTTGCCATCGCGCTGCCGCCCCGCCGCCCCTTGACCGTCAGGAACTCCACACCACGCGAATCCGCCGCAAGCGCGTCCTTGCTCTCCACCGCGCCGACAAAGCCGACAGGCACCCCGATGATGGCCGCAGGCTTCGGCGCACCCGCATCGATCAGCTCCAGCAGCCGGAACAAGGCTGTCGGCGCATTGCCGATGGCTATCACCGCACCTTCCATGCGCGCCGCCCAGAGATCGACCTGCGCCGCCGAACGCGTGGTCGCATCGCGGCTGGCAATCTCGCGGACCTGCGGATCATTGAGGAGGCACAGCACCTTGTTGTCAGAAGGCATCAACCGCCCGATCACGCCATGGCGGACCATCTCGACATCACAAAGCACCGGCGCACCGGCAACCAACGCCGCCCGTGCAGCCTCCGCAAAGCCGGGTGAAACGACGATGTCATCGGCGAGATCGACCATGCCGCAGGCGTGGATCATCCGAACCACCACCTCCTGCGCGCCCGCATCAAAGCGCGCCAGGTCCGCCTCACTCCGGATGATGGCAAAGGAGCGCCGGTAGATTTCCGCGGGATCACGGATCGGGGCGGACATGCACACGCCTCAGCTCTTCTTCTTGTCCATCGACCGCGGCCCGTGCGGATGGTCGGCATGGGGATAGGGATGGTGATGATGATCGTGGCCATGCCCATGGCTGTGGTCGTGATCATGCGAATGGCCATGCTCGTGGCTGTGCCCATGCGGGTGATCATGGCTATGACCATGGTCGTGATCGTGGTGATGATCATGCCCGTGGTCGTGCGAGTGATCGTGCACCGGCTCCAGCGGCGCTGGGCTTGCATGGCTGTGCACCGGGGTCCAGGGCAGTCCGTGCAGCTTGCAGAAATCCTCGTCCCGACAGGATGCATCGCAGTCGCCCTTGCAGGGACAGTCCTCGAGCCCGCCGCCAATGCCCTCGACATGGTGGTGATGGCTTTCCTGCGGCAGCCCTACTTCGCCCTCGAAGCCAAGCACCTGCTCGCGGTACTTGCACATCTGGCAATTCATCAGCGCCTGACCGTCGAGGATCTCCTGCACCCGGTCCTGAAACGTATCGATCACCAGCGGATGATCGCTAAGATAGGACGCTTTGACGAACTGGATGCCGGGATGGTTGGCGGCCACCTCATCGGTCTGCGAATAGATCCGTTTGATCAGCACCCCGGTGAACAGGAAATAGGGGAACACGATCACCCGCTTGTAACCGAGCTTGGCCGCATGGCTCAGCCCCGGCCCGACCAGCGGGAAAGTGACACCGGAATAGCAGGTCTCGCCCCAGCCGAAGCCAAAGCCTTCCCACAACATCCGCATTACCTTGGAGACATTGGAATTGGCATCGGGATCGGATGAGCCGCGGCCAACCACCATCAGCAATGTGTCATGCAGCGCCACCTCGCCCTCTTCAGCATTGGCCTTGTCGAGCGCTGCCTGGATCCGTGCGCCAGCCGCCCGGATCATCTTCAGATCAATGCCGAGCTCGCGCCCGTAATTGATCACCATGCCTGGATTTTGCGCCTGATAGGTGTTGAGCACCGAGGGAATGTCATTCTTGGCATGGCCGGCTGCAAACAGCATGCCCGGCACCGCCAGAACCCGGGTCACGCCCTTGTCGCGCAGCCGGTCGAGACCGTCCGAGATCACCGGATTGCAGAATTCGAGATATCCATACTCCACCGGTGCGTCCGGGTAGCGGGCTCTCAGCCCTTCGGCAACCGTCGCGAATTCACGCGCCGCGTTCTGGTTGCGGCTGCCATGGCCACAGACCATGATGCCGGTCTTCTCTGGAATTCCCGAATTGCTCATGGCTCAGGCCTTTGACGCTTCTGGTTGGTCTTCGTCCTCAGTGGCTTCATCCGCAGTCTCATCATCCGCCTTGGCCTTGGTGCCACGCTTGACCGCCCAGGCCGTCACCGCCGCAGCTGCCGCGGCTGCGGCCCAGCCAACCCAGTGAGAATGGCCCGCCAGATCGCCGACATGGCCGGCATGGGCGAGCGCGAGCGATGGAACCAGCAACGACAACAGTGTCGTGATGGCAAGAACAGGGAAATGGACGAGATTCATGGCGGTCTCCCGACAACGTGACAGTTTCAGCACGATACGCCGGATGGACGCCGGACGCCCGCAACGAGCGCCTTGCATCTACCGAACCGGACAGCTCCGGATTTGGCCCTTGGATTAAGTCAGCCGCACCGGAATTTCTCTCAGCCTGTCATCAGGCGCCGTCGCACATGGGATGGTGTCTTAGGGGGTCTGGATTTGGACGTCAAACCCGGATTGCGCCACGTCCCCGCCGATCTGCGCCAATCGCGGATTTGCCACATGTTTTAGCCCGAAAAGCCCAGCCGGTTCGCCGTCGCCTCGAGTAAACGCCGCTCGCGCGCATCAATTTCACCATCCGCCTTGGCCACGATGGCAAGATGATCGAGAATCTCGCGGCGGCGCGCCTCACTCAGCCCGGCCAGCATCTCGGCAGCCTGCGCATTGCTGGTCTCATAGCCGAACTCATGGAGATATTTGAGAATATCGCCCAGTTCGTCTGCATTGAGTCCCAAAAGCCGGGTGCAGATTGCGGCAAAAGCGTCTGCTTCCGCCGGCTCGACGTTCTTGTCCGCAAAGGACATGCGCACCAGAAGCAGCAGTTCGGCGGTCAGCGCCGGATCATGCGCCACCTTGTTCATCGACGAATGCATGCCGACCAGACCGCGCACACGCTCGGCCCAAGTGGGAGACTTGTCAGCATCGTTGGTCATGGCTCATCCTTTTTGGTCTCGAACCTGGTGAGAGAGGCGGGCTCCAGCTCCAGCAAATCCGCCATCCTGCGGATCAGCTTCTCTTCGCTGGCGTCAAACTCGGCATTGGCCCGGGCAATCCGCATCATTTCACCAAGAAGAGCGCTTCGCTTGTCCGTGTCAAGCTGCCGGATCAGCGAGAAGGCCTCGGCCTCTGAACTCTGGCCTTGCGGCGAATCAAGCAGCGAATGAAGTTGCTCCATGTCCTCGGCTTTCAGGCCAAACTGCTGCTGGCAGACCTGCTCGAACGCACAAAGCTGCGAAGGGCGGATCACGCCATCGGCCAGCACCATGCGAAACAGCAAAAGCACTTCCGCAAGCGCCACCGGGTCGGCCGCAAGCTCGCCGAGCGCACCATGCCAGTGTGGCTCGCGCGAGAACATCTGCGCGATGTAGTGCAAAACACTCGTGCTCATGCCCCCTCCGGCGATGGCCGTTGATCCAGCAACAAGAGCTTATGGGCGATAGAGCAATTGTCCAGATCGCCGGGCTGTGTCATAGCTCCCGCCCGTTCCAGAAGCTCCATTTTCCCCAGGCAATCTCATGGAAGACCTTACACTGACGCTCATCCTGCTGCTGCTCGCGGCGGGTTTCATGGCGGGTTTTGTTGATTCGATTGCCGGTGGCGGCGGCCTGATTGCTGTCCCTGCGCTTCTGCTGGCAGGCTTCACACCGGTCGAGGCGCTTGGAACCAACAAGGTCCAGGGCCTGTTCGGCTCAGGCTCGGCCACAATCGCCTATGCCCGAAAGGGCCATGTCGATCTCAGGAGCCAGCTTGCACCTGCAGTGCTTTCGGCAGCGGGTGCGGCCATCGGGGCGCTTCTGGCAACGGTCGTACCCGGCGATGTCTTTCGCGCGGTCCTGCCCTTCCTGCTGATCGCCATC
The DNA window shown above is from Hoeflea phototrophica DFL-43 and carries:
- a CDS encoding precorrin-8X methylmutase; this translates as MSAPIRDPAEIYRRSFAIIRSEADLARFDAGAQEVVVRMIHACGMVDLADDIVVSPGFAEAARAALVAGAPVLCDVEMVRHGVIGRLMPSDNKVLCLLNDPQVREIASRDATTRSAAQVDLWAARMEGAVIAIGNAPTALFRLLELIDAGAPKPAAIIGVPVGFVGAVESKDALAADSRGVEFLTVKGRRGGSAMASSAVNAIAGGLEGHG
- a CDS encoding sirohydrochlorin chelatase, which encodes MSNSGIPEKTGIMVCGHGSRNQNAAREFATVAEGLRARYPDAPVEYGYLEFCNPVISDGLDRLRDKGVTRVLAVPGMLFAAGHAKNDIPSVLNTYQAQNPGMVINYGRELGIDLKMIRAAGARIQAALDKANAEEGEVALHDTLLMVVGRGSSDPDANSNVSKVMRMLWEGFGFGWGETCYSGVTFPLVGPGLSHAAKLGYKRVIVFPYFLFTGVLIKRIYSQTDEVAANHPGIQFVKASYLSDHPLVIDTFQDRVQEILDGQALMNCQMCKYREQVLGFEGEVGLPQESHHHHVEGIGGGLEDCPCKGDCDASCRDEDFCKLHGLPWTPVHSHASPAPLEPVHDHSHDHGHDHHHDHDHGHSHDHPHGHSHEHGHSHDHDHSHGHGHDHHHHPYPHADHPHGPRSMDKKKS
- a CDS encoding DUF6732 family protein encodes the protein MNLVHFPVLAITTLLSLLVPSLALAHAGHVGDLAGHSHWVGWAAAAAAAAVTAWAVKRGTKAKADDETADEATEDEDQPEASKA
- a CDS encoding TerB family tellurite resistance protein codes for the protein MTNDADKSPTWAERVRGLVGMHSSMNKVAHDPALTAELLLLVRMSFADKNVEPAEADAFAAICTRLLGLNADELGDILKYLHEFGYETSNAQAAEMLAGLSEARRREILDHLAIVAKADGEIDARERRLLEATANRLGFSG
- a CDS encoding TerB family tellurite resistance protein, with amino-acid sequence MSTSVLHYIAQMFSREPHWHGALGELAADPVALAEVLLLFRMVLADGVIRPSQLCAFEQVCQQQFGLKAEDMEQLHSLLDSPQGQSSEAEAFSLIRQLDTDKRSALLGEMMRIARANAEFDASEEKLIRRMADLLELEPASLTRFETKKDEP